Proteins encoded by one window of Mycoplasma capricolum subsp. capricolum ATCC 27343:
- the holA gene encoding DNA polymerase III subunit delta, whose amino-acid sequence MYFFYSEDIFLLNNQIKKTIKELQQKDQYDVLSFSLIEDDFNTIYDNVTNLNFFSSKSIIVISDAYFVTEIKTNFNKNYSLNKLEIMLKNFNPNNVIIFTLNSNKFSKKLKIAKYIESNFNVKYLSLWDEKQTIKYIIDYLKSKNKIIDINLANQIYNLLPNDLQIITNEINKLANLKSELNIDIIKTNLNKYHNEDIFKLVDAFINNNIDNFIKLYHDYILLNDDIIGLISLIDTNLSFYRDVVILKKQFKSEEQISTILKSHIYRVKLAVKNSYDINTLNDKIKIVYKIYKGIINWNINKKTLVEYMLIKNMKG is encoded by the coding sequence ATGTACTTTTTTTATTCTGAAGATATATTTTTATTAAATAATCAAATTAAAAAAACTATTAAAGAGTTACAACAAAAAGATCAATATGATGTTTTAAGTTTTTCTTTAATTGAAGATGATTTTAATACTATTTATGATAATGTTACTAATTTAAATTTTTTTAGTTCTAAATCAATTATTGTAATTAGTGATGCTTATTTTGTAACTGAAATAAAAACTAATTTTAATAAAAACTATAGTTTAAATAAACTAGAAATAATGTTAAAAAACTTTAATCCTAATAATGTAATTATTTTTACTTTAAATTCTAATAAATTTTCTAAAAAACTAAAAATAGCAAAGTACATTGAATCTAATTTTAATGTTAAATACTTATCATTATGAGATGAAAAACAAACTATTAAATATATAATCGACTATTTAAAGTCTAAAAATAAAATTATTGATATAAATTTAGCTAATCAAATATATAATTTATTACCAAATGATTTACAAATAATTACTAATGAAATTAATAAATTAGCTAATTTAAAATCTGAACTTAATATAGATATTATTAAAACTAATTTAAATAAGTATCATAATGAAGATATTTTCAAATTAGTTGATGCTTTTATTAATAATAATATTGATAACTTTATTAAACTTTATCATGATTATATTTTATTAAATGATGATATTATTGGTCTTATAAGTTTAATTGATACTAATTTAAGTTTTTATAGAGATGTAGTTATTTTAAAAAAACAATTTAAAAGTGAAGAACAAATTTCAACTATTTTAAAATCTCATATTTATAGAGTAAAATTAGCTGTTAAGAATTCTTATGATATTAACACATTAAATGATAAAATTAAGATAGTTTATAAAATTTATAAAGGAATTATTAATTGAAATATTAATAAAAAAACACTTGTTGAATATATGCTTATAAAAAA
- the uvrB gene encoding excinuclease ABC subunit UvrB, translated as MFIANNKYKLVTKYKPSGDQNQAIEKLNKGIIENKKHQVLLGATGTGKTFTIANIIAKHNKQALVIAHNKTLAMQLYYELKEMFPENRVEYFVSNFDFFQPEAYIPSKDLYIDKDSRQNMELDMMRLSACNALLTRNDTIVVASVAALFALQNPLEYSSAFIELKVGQKIKRNELLTWLVRSGYTRNDIENQLGSFSAKGDVIKIVPGWVNNIMFRISLFDDEIESIHTLNTITNSILDNITTVTIHPAQSYITPQDKLKTICNNIRNELVQRLAELQSENKLLEAQRLEQRTKYDLESLEEFGFCSGIENYSSHLDFRSKGQRPYVLLDYFNNDFITIVDESHITLPQIRGMYNTDRSRKLTLVEYGFRLPSALDNRPLNFDEFNSLIKQVIYTSATPGDYELDLVNHQVVQQIIRPTGLLDPQIEIRKTTNQIDDIINEIHLRKLQNERVFITTLTIRMSEDLTAFLQEKNIKVAYLHSELKTLERSEILNDLRKGVYDVVVGVNLLREGLDLPEVSLVCILDADKQGFLRNYRSLIQTIGRVARNVNGKAIMYADTVSQAMDEAIKETNRRRRIQEEFNKKHNITPKTISKAISESILSEQTKKTLAKAKKIKDKKQKLQTIQQTIDTLRQEMLQAAKELDFERAAILRDTIIELENEKNTN; from the coding sequence ATGTTTATAGCAAATAATAAGTACAAACTAGTAACTAAATATAAACCTTCAGGTGATCAAAATCAAGCTATAGAAAAATTAAATAAAGGAATTATAGAAAATAAAAAACACCAAGTGTTATTAGGAGCTACAGGTACTGGAAAAACTTTTACAATTGCAAATATTATTGCAAAACATAATAAACAAGCTTTAGTAATTGCACATAATAAAACTTTAGCAATGCAGCTTTATTATGAATTAAAAGAAATGTTTCCAGAAAATAGAGTTGAATATTTTGTTTCAAACTTTGATTTTTTCCAACCAGAAGCTTATATTCCTTCAAAAGATTTATATATTGATAAAGATTCTAGACAAAATATGGAATTAGATATGATGCGTTTAAGTGCTTGTAATGCTTTATTAACAAGAAATGATACTATAGTAGTAGCTAGTGTTGCTGCTTTATTTGCTTTACAAAATCCATTAGAGTATTCTTCAGCTTTTATTGAATTAAAAGTTGGTCAAAAAATTAAAAGAAATGAATTATTAACTTGACTAGTAAGATCTGGATATACTAGAAATGATATTGAAAATCAATTAGGAAGCTTTTCAGCAAAAGGTGATGTTATTAAAATTGTTCCTGGTTGAGTAAATAATATTATGTTTAGAATTTCATTATTTGATGATGAAATAGAAAGTATTCATACTTTAAATACAATTACAAATTCTATTTTAGACAATATTACAACCGTTACTATTCATCCTGCTCAATCATATATAACTCCACAAGACAAATTAAAAACAATTTGTAATAATATTAGAAATGAATTAGTTCAAAGGCTAGCTGAATTACAATCAGAAAACAAACTTTTAGAAGCTCAAAGATTAGAACAAAGAACTAAATATGATCTTGAATCCCTTGAAGAATTTGGCTTTTGTAGTGGAATTGAAAATTATTCTTCGCATTTAGATTTTAGATCTAAAGGTCAAAGACCATATGTTTTATTAGATTATTTTAATAATGATTTTATAACTATAGTTGATGAATCTCATATCACACTTCCTCAAATTAGAGGAATGTATAATACTGATAGATCAAGAAAACTAACTTTAGTTGAATATGGTTTTAGACTACCATCAGCTCTAGATAACAGACCTTTAAATTTTGATGAATTTAATAGTTTAATTAAACAAGTAATTTATACTTCAGCAACACCTGGAGATTATGAACTAGATTTAGTTAATCATCAAGTAGTTCAACAAATTATTCGTCCAACTGGATTATTAGATCCACAAATTGAAATAAGAAAAACAACCAATCAAATTGATGACATTATTAATGAAATTCATTTAAGAAAATTACAAAATGAACGTGTATTTATTACTACTTTAACTATTAGAATGAGTGAAGACTTAACTGCTTTTTTACAAGAAAAAAACATTAAAGTTGCTTATTTACACTCAGAATTAAAAACTCTAGAACGTAGTGAAATTTTAAATGATCTAAGAAAGGGAGTTTATGATGTTGTTGTTGGAGTTAATTTATTAAGAGAAGGATTAGATCTACCTGAAGTTAGTTTAGTATGTATTTTAGATGCAGATAAACAAGGTTTTTTAAGAAATTACCGTTCTTTAATTCAAACTATTGGTCGTGTTGCTAGAAATGTTAATGGTAAAGCTATTATGTATGCTGATACTGTTAGTCAGGCAATGGATGAAGCAATTAAAGAAACTAATAGAAGAAGAAGAATCCAAGAAGAATTTAATAAAAAACACAATATTACTCCAAAAACTATTTCAAAAGCTATTAGTGAATCTATTTTAAGTGAACAAACTAAAAAAACATTAGCTAAAGCTAAAAAAATAAAAGATAAAAAACAAAAACTTCAAACCATTCAACAAACTATTGATACTTTACGTCAAGAAATGTTACAAGCTGCAAAAGAACTTGATTTTGAAAGAGCAGCAATTTTAAGAGATACAATTATTGAATTAGAAAATGAAAAAAATACAAATTAG
- the uvrA gene encoding excinuclease ABC subunit UvrA, producing MSTDKIIIKGAREHNLKNIDLELPKNKLIVFTGLSGSGKSSLAFSTIYQEGRRRYIESLSAYARQFLGGNEKPDVDSIEGLSPAISIDQKTTSHNPRSTVGTVTEIYDYLRLLYARIGQPYCINNHGQIKAVSIKEIVENIKQSTSDGEQIHILSPVIRDKKGTHIDILEKLRNDGFIRVIVDDQLRMLDDQINLEKNQRHNIDIVVDRIIYHNNDEINSRIFTAVEMGLKYSNNLIKIAFPNSNKQEKLFSTSFSCKVCDFVVPELEPRLFSFNAPLGACELCNGLGVSLEPDINLILPDLKLSINQGGVVYYKNFMHTKNIEWQKFRILCDYYYIDLNTPLKDLTQKQRDIILWGSDREIDIKIVTENNNKYEKYDFIEGNAALIKRRYFESKSEEARKWYSKFMSSKICKQCKGSRLNDIALSVKINEKSIFDYTNMSISEQLDFLLNIDLTPTQAMIAKLVLDEIISRTNFLNEVGLGYLNLSRTATTLSGGESQRIRLAKQIGSQLTGILYVLDEPSIGLHQKDNDKLIKTLKHLRDLGNTLIVVEHDEDTMKSSDWIVDIGPRAGEYGGEITFSGTYQDILKSDTITGRYLSRKEGIVVPKIRRGGNGKKIEIIGASENNLKNINVTIPLNKFITITGVSGSGKSTLLEDIVYKGIHNNLSKEYLPIGKVKEIKGIENINKAIYISQEPIGKTPRSNPATYTSVFDDIRDLFTNLPEAKIRGYKKGRFSFNVHGGRCEHCQGDGVITISMQFMPSVEVVCEICEGKRYNDETLTVKYKNKSIADVLNMSVSEAYVFFENIPQIKQKLETILEVGLGYIKLGQNATTLSGGESQRIKLSTYLLKKQTGNTMFLLDEPTTGLHVDDVKRLIGVLNKLVDLGNTVLCIEHNLDFIKVSDHIIDLGPDGGEYGGQVVVTGTPEQIINHPTSYTAKYLKDYIIND from the coding sequence ATGTCAACAGATAAAATTATTATAAAAGGTGCTAGAGAACATAATTTAAAAAATATTGATTTAGAACTTCCTAAAAATAAATTAATTGTTTTTACAGGCTTAAGTGGGTCTGGAAAGTCTTCATTAGCTTTTTCAACAATTTATCAAGAAGGAAGAAGAAGATATATCGAATCACTTTCTGCTTATGCTAGACAATTTTTAGGTGGTAATGAAAAGCCTGATGTTGATTCTATTGAAGGTTTATCTCCTGCAATTTCTATTGATCAAAAAACCACAAGTCACAATCCTAGATCAACTGTTGGAACTGTTACTGAAATTTATGATTATTTACGTTTATTATATGCAAGAATTGGACAGCCTTATTGTATTAATAATCATGGTCAAATTAAAGCAGTAAGTATTAAAGAAATTGTTGAAAATATTAAACAATCAACTAGCGATGGTGAACAAATTCACATTTTATCTCCAGTAATTAGAGATAAAAAAGGAACTCATATTGATATTTTAGAAAAACTAAGAAATGATGGGTTTATTAGAGTTATTGTTGATGATCAATTAAGAATGCTAGATGATCAAATTAATTTAGAAAAAAATCAAAGACATAATATAGATATAGTTGTTGATAGAATTATTTATCATAATAATGATGAAATTAATTCAAGAATATTTACAGCTGTTGAAATGGGGTTAAAATATTCAAATAACTTAATTAAAATTGCATTTCCAAATTCTAATAAACAAGAAAAATTATTTTCAACTTCTTTTTCATGTAAAGTTTGTGATTTTGTAGTTCCAGAACTTGAACCTAGATTATTTTCATTTAATGCTCCACTTGGTGCTTGCGAATTATGTAATGGATTAGGTGTTAGTTTAGAACCAGATATAAATTTAATTCTTCCTGATTTAAAATTATCAATTAATCAAGGTGGGGTTGTTTATTATAAAAATTTTATGCATACAAAAAATATAGAATGACAAAAATTTAGAATTTTATGTGATTATTACTATATTGATCTAAACACTCCTTTAAAAGATTTGACTCAAAAACAAAGAGATATAATTTTATGAGGAAGTGATCGAGAAATTGATATTAAAATTGTTACTGAAAATAATAATAAATATGAAAAATATGATTTTATTGAGGGTAATGCAGCTTTAATCAAGAGAAGATATTTTGAATCTAAATCAGAAGAAGCTAGAAAATGATATTCAAAATTTATGTCTTCTAAAATATGTAAACAATGTAAAGGAAGTAGATTAAATGACATTGCTTTATCTGTAAAAATTAATGAAAAATCTATATTTGATTATACTAATATGAGTATTTCTGAACAGTTAGATTTTTTATTAAACATTGATTTAACTCCAACTCAAGCTATGATTGCAAAATTAGTTCTAGATGAAATTATTTCAAGAACTAACTTTTTAAATGAAGTTGGATTAGGATATTTAAATCTATCAAGAACAGCTACAACTTTAAGTGGTGGAGAATCTCAAAGAATTAGATTAGCTAAACAAATTGGATCTCAATTAACTGGAATTTTATATGTTTTAGATGAACCATCAATTGGATTACATCAAAAAGATAATGATAAATTAATTAAAACTTTAAAGCATTTAAGAGATCTAGGAAATACTTTAATTGTTGTTGAACATGATGAAGACACAATGAAAAGTAGTGATTGAATTGTTGATATTGGCCCTAGAGCTGGAGAATATGGTGGAGAAATTACTTTTAGTGGAACATATCAAGATATTTTAAAATCAGATACAATTACTGGTAGATATTTATCAAGAAAAGAAGGTATAGTAGTTCCTAAAATTAGACGCGGGGGTAATGGTAAAAAAATTGAAATTATTGGAGCTAGTGAAAATAATTTAAAAAATATTAATGTAACTATTCCTTTAAATAAATTTATAACTATTACAGGTGTTAGTGGATCTGGAAAATCAACTTTACTAGAAGATATTGTTTATAAAGGAATTCATAATAATTTATCAAAAGAATATTTACCAATTGGAAAAGTTAAAGAAATTAAAGGTATAGAAAATATTAATAAAGCTATTTATATTTCTCAAGAACCAATTGGAAAAACTCCAAGAAGTAATCCAGCAACTTATACTTCAGTTTTTGATGATATTAGAGATCTATTTACTAATCTTCCAGAAGCAAAAATTAGAGGTTATAAAAAAGGTAGATTTTCATTTAATGTTCATGGTGGTAGATGTGAACACTGTCAAGGTGATGGAGTAATTACAATTTCTATGCAATTTATGCCAAGTGTTGAAGTTGTTTGTGAAATTTGTGAAGGTAAAAGATATAATGATGAAACTCTAACAGTTAAATATAAAAATAAATCAATTGCCGATGTTTTAAATATGAGTGTTAGTGAAGCTTATGTCTTTTTTGAAAATATACCTCAAATTAAACAAAAGTTAGAAACTATTTTAGAAGTTGGTTTAGGTTATATTAAACTAGGGCAAAACGCTACAACTTTAAGTGGTGGAGAATCTCAAAGAATTAAATTATCTACTTACTTATTAAAAAAACAAACTGGAAATACTATGTTTTTATTAGATGAACCAACAACTGGTTTACACGTTGATGATGTTAAAAGATTAATTGGTGTTTTAAATAAATTAGTTGATTTAGGAAATACAGTTTTATGTATTGAACATAATCTAGACTTTATTAAAGTTTCAGATCATATTATTGATCTTGGTCCTGATGGTGGAGAGTATGGTGGTCAAGTTGTAGTAACTGGAACTCCAGAACAAATAATTAATCATCCAACTTCTTATACAGCTAAATACTTAAAAGATTACATAATTAATGATTAG
- a CDS encoding Mur ligase family protein — protein sequence MISVDQELFPINQRLNKEVVFDKVLDELNHPEEFLKVINVVGTNGKGSTSFYLSKGLLKKYQKVGLFISPAFLYQNERIQINNTPISDNDLKSYLHKIDYLIKKYQLLFFEIWTLIMILYFKDQKVDIVVCEAGIGGIKDTTSFLTNQLFSLCTSISYDHMDILGNSIDEIIYNKINIAKPNTKLFISYDNLKYKDKINEQLINKNVELIYTDLYEDQIIYQQANKGLVKKVLEELDIFDLDIFELEPPLGRFTTLQTFPNQIIIDGAHNVDGIKKLIQSVKSLDKEFIVLYASITTKEYLKSLELLDKNFKEVYICEFDYIKSWSIKHINHKNKIKDWKIFLKNNSKNIIICGSLYFIPLVYTFLKNN from the coding sequence ATGATTAGTGTTGATCAAGAATTATTTCCTATAAATCAAAGATTAAATAAAGAAGTTGTTTTTGATAAAGTCTTAGATGAATTAAATCATCCAGAAGAATTTTTAAAAGTTATAAATGTAGTTGGAACTAATGGTAAAGGATCTACATCATTTTATCTATCAAAAGGTTTATTAAAAAAATATCAAAAAGTAGGGTTGTTTATTTCTCCAGCTTTTTTATATCAAAATGAAAGAATTCAAATTAATAACACACCAATTAGTGATAATGATTTAAAAAGTTATTTACATAAAATTGATTATTTAATTAAAAAATATCAATTACTTTTTTTTGAGATTTGAACTTTAATTATGATCTTATATTTTAAAGATCAAAAAGTTGATATTGTAGTTTGTGAAGCTGGAATTGGTGGAATAAAAGACACCACTAGTTTTTTAACTAACCAATTATTTAGTTTGTGTACTTCTATTTCATATGATCATATGGATATTTTAGGAAATAGTATTGATGAAATTATTTATAATAAAATTAATATAGCAAAACCAAATACTAAGCTTTTTATAAGTTATGATAATTTAAAGTACAAAGATAAAATTAATGAACAATTAATTAATAAAAATGTAGAACTAATTTATACAGATCTATATGAAGATCAAATTATTTATCAACAAGCAAATAAAGGATTAGTTAAAAAAGTATTAGAAGAACTAGATATTTTTGATCTAGATATTTTTGAACTTGAACCACCTTTAGGTAGATTTACAACATTACAAACTTTTCCAAATCAAATTATTATTGATGGAGCTCATAATGTTGATGGAATAAAAAAACTAATCCAATCAGTTAAATCATTAGATAAAGAATTTATAGTTTTATATGCAAGTATTACTACAAAAGAATATCTAAAATCTTTAGAACTATTAGATAAGAACTTTAAAGAGGTTTATATTTGTGAATTTGATTATATTAAATCTTGATCAATTAAACATATAAATCACAAAAATAAAATAAAAGATTGAAAAATTTTTTTAAAGAATAATTCAAAAAATATAATTATATGTGGGAGTTTATACTTTATACCACTTGTGTATACTTTTTTAAAAAATAATTAA
- a CDS encoding folate family ECF transporter S component, which translates to MEFNSLSVYWITTAIFAVLLISMWVLGLWMEGFKLKTFTIKNITIIGTLVALSVILSYVVNRNFLQILGTRITLGYFVNFLIGMVFGPLAGILAGIATDLIGTMIVGAAQWHIGFVFAKSMLGFLGSLVFIFKNNKHWVWLMVWSYAIGLFLVIFVVHPISFATVGGPSLAVAYSLTKFIVYPIELVLYPLLTYTSIRVIYILVKKDLNSKNKQWILRNDAVIF; encoded by the coding sequence ATGGAATTTAACAGTCTTTCAGTTTATTGAATAACTACTGCTATATTTGCTGTTTTACTAATTAGCATGTGAGTTTTAGGGTTATGAATGGAAGGTTTTAAATTAAAAACTTTTACTATTAAAAATATTACTATAATAGGTACTTTAGTAGCATTAAGTGTTATTTTATCATATGTAGTTAATAGAAATTTTTTACAAATTCTAGGTACAAGAATTACTTTAGGTTATTTTGTTAACTTTTTAATTGGGATGGTTTTTGGACCACTTGCTGGAATTTTAGCAGGAATTGCAACTGATTTGATTGGAACTATGATTGTTGGTGCTGCTCAATGACATATTGGATTTGTTTTTGCAAAATCAATGCTAGGATTTTTAGGTTCACTAGTATTTATTTTTAAAAATAATAAACACTGAGTGTGACTAATGGTTTGATCATATGCAATTGGGTTATTTTTAGTAATCTTTGTAGTGCATCCAATTAGTTTTGCAACAGTTGGAGGACCTAGTTTGGCTGTTGCTTATAGTCTAACTAAATTTATAGTTTATCCAATAGAATTAGTATTATATCCACTATTAACTTATACTTCTATTAGAGTAATTTATATTCTAGTAAAAAAAGATTTAAACTCAAAAAATAAACAATGAATTTTAAGAAATGATGCTGTGATATTCTAA
- the hprK gene encoding HPr(Ser) kinase/phosphatase, producing MEKFTIKDLTDNLKFEILSGQDKLNTEIKSYGINRAGLELADYFKPFKDQSEWRATLMSTKESGYMLQFDEKTKIKKYTQLMKCGIPVLIITNKFKDETLIKVAKKLDFPLLRSDYPITIQLVQKIQDIYDIYFSPTAEEHAALMNIFGTGVLIKGKSGIGKSELCLDLIKHNHLFIGDDRIILTNKSNKIIGRVHPILKNLIEIRGIGIFDIVKSNGYQVIMNESPVELVVELVEYKEQNIDNSDRLGNDWSKFKILGVEIEHIQIPVSAGRSLVNIIESAVAQFKINKSKQFENVFDVIHKRTKEFLSSKK from the coding sequence ATGGAAAAATTTACCATAAAAGATCTTACTGATAATCTAAAATTTGAAATTCTTTCAGGCCAAGATAAACTAAATACAGAAATTAAAAGTTATGGGATTAATAGAGCTGGTTTAGAATTAGCTGACTATTTTAAACCTTTTAAAGATCAAAGTGAATGACGAGCAACTTTAATGTCTACTAAAGAAAGTGGGTATATGTTGCAATTTGATGAAAAAACTAAAATTAAAAAATATACTCAATTAATGAAATGTGGAATTCCTGTTTTAATAATTACTAATAAATTTAAAGATGAAACTTTAATTAAGGTTGCAAAAAAGCTAGACTTTCCTTTATTAAGAAGTGATTATCCAATTACAATACAATTAGTTCAAAAAATTCAAGATATTTATGATATTTATTTTTCACCAACTGCTGAAGAACATGCTGCTTTAATGAATATATTTGGAACTGGAGTTTTAATTAAAGGTAAATCTGGAATAGGAAAATCAGAATTATGTTTAGATTTAATTAAACATAATCATTTATTTATTGGTGATGATCGTATCATTCTAACTAACAAGTCAAATAAAATTATTGGAAGAGTACATCCAATTTTAAAAAATTTAATTGAAATTAGAGGAATTGGAATTTTTGATATTGTTAAATCAAATGGATATCAAGTAATTATGAATGAAAGCCCTGTTGAATTAGTTGTTGAACTAGTTGAATATAAAGAACAAAACATTGATAATAGTGATCGATTAGGAAATGATTGAAGTAAATTTAAAATTCTTGGTGTTGAAATAGAACATATTCAAATTCCAGTTAGTGCTGGAAGAAGTTTAGTTAATATTATTGAATCAGCTGTTGCTCAATTTAAAATTAATAAATCAAAACAATTTGAAAATGTTTTTGATGTAATTCATAAAAGAACAAAAGAATTTTTAAGCTCTAAAAAATAG
- a CDS encoding prolipoprotein diacylglyceryl transferase family protein: MSTTYLEWIKQHGDPSLARSFFQLIPAYPIFMFLGISSVIIASIICLKLKAIPLKEFEISIFIIVPFGILGATIFGKVFLPFYQYSNTWYKIFFFWEPGMSLFGSLLFGILAGIAWFLKRSKTTMISLWVYADCIIPNILLGQVIGRWGNFYNHEILGQIVDYNSLYWLPESIRNNLFYFPNFVEFHHLNNPTDLLVNHYNWWDFNSNTWSEVQNFVNNNNQTIKDVLNQKITYHQPLFLYESIANLFLWLIVMFIINNLTRWINHPQPWELCPKAYPGWFNKQYKYLSEEKIINFNSIVPIKYKKITIDIENKQTVVLKLSFYQVWNKAFYYYEPDLKKVSQLESKIEEFNKIKNKDRLNFQNIKSNCKHQLDLINKKYRFKLNNLNKNSLEYQKIINLKKEEIKKNNELLMISKNNYYQKYGFWNLFFNVNIFSKEIEKLNNPNQFKIIRSGVLTGCYVLGYLIIRIILETFRQNHELFIQNHRVINFVILSAILLSGIFIILLTQFISPYKWRQIGWLYEKSY, from the coding sequence ATGTCAACTACTTATCTTGAATGAATAAAACAACATGGAGATCCATCTTTAGCTAGATCATTTTTTCAATTAATTCCAGCTTATCCAATTTTTATGTTTTTAGGAATTTCAAGCGTAATTATAGCTAGTATTATTTGCTTAAAATTAAAAGCTATACCTTTAAAAGAATTTGAAATTTCTATTTTTATAATTGTTCCGTTTGGAATATTGGGTGCTACTATTTTTGGAAAAGTTTTTTTACCATTTTATCAATATTCAAATACTTGATATAAAATCTTTTTTTTCTGAGAACCAGGAATGTCTTTATTTGGTTCTTTATTATTTGGAATTCTAGCAGGAATAGCTTGATTTTTAAAACGTTCAAAAACTACAATGATTTCTTTATGAGTTTATGCTGATTGTATTATTCCAAATATTTTATTAGGACAAGTAATTGGAAGATGAGGTAATTTTTATAATCATGAAATTTTAGGACAAATAGTTGATTATAATAGTTTGTACTGATTGCCTGAATCTATTAGAAATAACTTATTTTATTTTCCTAATTTTGTTGAGTTTCATCATTTAAATAATCCAACAGATCTACTAGTTAATCATTACAATTGGTGAGATTTTAATTCAAATACTTGATCTGAAGTACAAAATTTTGTTAATAATAACAATCAAACAATTAAAGATGTTTTAAATCAAAAGATCACTTATCATCAACCTTTATTTTTATATGAATCAATAGCTAATTTGTTTTTATGATTAATTGTTATGTTTATTATTAATAATTTAACTAGATGAATTAATCATCCTCAACCTTGAGAATTGTGTCCTAAAGCTTATCCTGGTTGATTTAATAAACAATATAAATACTTAAGTGAAGAAAAAATTATTAACTTTAATAGTATTGTTCCAATTAAATATAAAAAAATAACAATTGATATTGAAAATAAACAAACTGTTGTTTTAAAACTTTCATTTTATCAAGTATGAAATAAAGCATTTTATTATTATGAACCTGATCTTAAAAAAGTTAGTCAATTAGAAAGTAAAATAGAAGAATTTAACAAGATTAAAAACAAAGATAGATTGAATTTTCAAAATATTAAATCTAATTGCAAACATCAATTAGATTTAATTAATAAAAAATATAGGTTTAAGTTAAATAATTTAAATAAAAACTCATTAGAATATCAAAAAATTATTAATCTGAAAAAAGAAGAAATTAAAAAAAATAATGAATTATTAATGATTAGTAAAAATAATTATTATCAAAAATATGGATTTTGAAATTTATTTTTTAATGTAAATATTTTTAGTAAAGAAATTGAAAAACTAAATAATCCAAATCAATTTAAAATAATTAGAAGTGGTGTTTTAACTGGTTGTTATGTTTTAGGATATTTAATTATTAGAATTATTTTAGAAACCTTTAGACAAAATCATGAATTATTTATTCAAAATCATAGGGTAATTAATTTTGTAATTTTAAGTGCAATTTTACTAAGTGGAATCTTTATAATATTATTAACACAATTTATTTCTCCATATAAATGAAGACAGATAGGGTGGTTGTATGAAAAGTCTTACTAA